Part of the Mycoplasma mycoides subsp. mycoides SC str. PG1 genome is shown below.
TTAATAGAAATATTAGATTTTTAGAATCTAAGAATTGAAAATACATAATCTCATACAGAATGAAAGCTGGAAGCAAACAATTTAAAGAGTATGTATTAGATGAAAAAGATTATATAAATGATGGTGGTTTGATATACAAAACTCGTGATATTGCATCTTCATACAATAAAAAAAGAATTAATGGACATTTTAGAAGACAAATAATTAGTTTTAGTCAAAAACGAGCAACTAAAGACAAAAACAATAGAGACATTTTAATTCAAAATTTCACTAAGAAAATGAATAAAGATAATCTTGTTTCTTGTGATGATTTAGCGGGATCTAAAAAATATAGATTCTTTAAACCTATAAACAAAGGTGCATTTTATGAACTTGACATAGAAAAAATACAAGAAGATCAAAAATATGATGGATACTATGTTTATGAAACAAATAGAACAGATTTATCAGTAAAAGAAGTTATTAATTTATATTCAAAACAATGACAAATTGAGTCTAATTTCAAGACATTAAAAGGTAAATTATCTCTTCGTCCAATGTATTTATCAACTTGAAACCATATTGTTGGTTACATTTGTTTATGTTTCATTTCATTAGTGTTTTTAAACTACATCATCTACATTTTAAATTCAAAATTAGGACTGACTGGAAAAAGCAAAATCACTGAGCATAAAGTGATTAATGTTATCAAAGAAGTTAAAGAAATTGAAGTATTTGTAAATAAACAAAAAATCGAAACTATACAAGTGTATAATGATGAGTTACAAGAAAGTTGGCAAACTTATCAAATATTATTAGAACTTTTAACAAAAGAAAAAGTCACTTAGACATTACATTATAAAAAACATAACTTATGAGATCAAAAATTTACATAAGTATGTTTTCTTGTTTTATGCTTAAACTGGAAAACGTAGGAAAAAATTTATTTTAATATTGAGATACATTTTAATTGTAAGTGGCGTTGTATCCCTCTTTTACTTTCCATACCTAATTCACTCATCAATAATTTATTATAAAAGAGATTCATTTGCTCAAGGACAGTTAGCAGGAATAATAATTGGCTGTATAGCTCTTATGGCCCTTGCGCTTCTTATGACAGTGTTGATGTTACTATCCTTAACAGCAAAATATATGAATAATATGAAAATTAACGTTGCTGCATGGTGTGTTTCTATACCATTCTTCCCTTTCATTTTTGTTGCTGGAATAGTATGAATTGGGTGAAAGATCTTTGTTGTATGAGCAGGCACAAGACGCACAGTCACAATAAAAGAAGGTTAGTTATCAAAAAACAGACTTGTCGAATAAGTCTGTTTTATTATTGTTTTAGTAAACTAATTATTGATTTTTAGTTTGTTCAAATGCTTTTATTAGTTCTTCAGCAGTTTTTGCTTTAAACTCTTTATTTCTATCTAATTCCGTTTACTCAATCATTGCTTGAATCTAGGTGATACTCGGGATTAGTTGCATAATTTGATGATGCATTATGATCAGATTTGCACTAGTTTTTGAAATACAACTGTGTTATTTTTAATCACTTGGTTTAAACTATATACTAAACAAATTAGCAAGATTTTGATATTTTCAAGATCTTGCTTTTTTCTTGTTAAAGATTACTCATAAGTTCATTTCTATAATCTTATATTCTATAATTATTTATCTAATGCTTCTAAAAGCAGTTCTATCAAAAATATATTGACATTATATATATAATATGTCTCATAAAAAGATAAACAACCAATTGTAAAGGACTATTATATGAAAAAATTACTAACAATATTGGGATCTGTTGGTTTAGTTGCCACAACTAGTGCTGCAGTAATTGCTTGTGGTGATAAAACTTCACAAAAAACTCCAGATACTAAACCTACTGAAGAAACTAGAAAAGAAGATAAAGAAGAACCTAAAAAAGATGATGAAAAAACTACTGAAGATAAGAAAAAAGAAGAAGCTTTTTCAAAAGTTGAAAAACAAATTATAGGAAATTTCTCACCAAATAATAATAATGCAGTTCCACAATCTAATATTAAGAAAAAATTAGCTGAATTATTAAAAGTTCAAGAATCTGAATTAACAGATTTAAATGTTGATTATGAAAATAATACAGGAACAGTTAAAATAAAAGATTCCTCTAAAGCAATTGAATTTAAATTTTCTGTAAAAGAGAAAAAAATAAATAATTAAAAAATCTCTAGTTTCACAAGCCCCCCGCTACCATAAACACGGACTAAAATTTTTCAATATTATAACAGGATTGTTTTCTAAATTGTACAGGAGACAATCCTTTTAATTTTTCTTTTATTCTTATGTTGTTATATCAATAAATATATTTATGAATTCTTTTAGTTAACTCTTCTACTGAATTATATTTTTCACCATAATAAATTTCTTGCTTTAATAAACCAAAGAAGTTTTCTATAATAGCATTATCTAAGCAATTACCTTTTCTAGACATACTTTGTGTTATGTTATTTTCTTCTAGTTTTTTAGCTCAACTAATGTGCTGATAATGAAATCCCTGATCAGAATGAATCAACAAACCATTTGTATTTTTAACCTTTTTAAGTGCTTTGTCTAGCATTGAATTTGTTAGGTTTAAGTTAGGATTGGTTTGAATTGAATATGAAATAATTTCATCATTGTAAAGATCAATAATTGGTGATAAATATAACTTTTGACCATTAACTTTAAACTCTGTTACATCAGTGCATCAAAGTTTGTTTGCTTGTAAAGAATGAAAATTTCTTTTTAAAACATTATCTGCAATTTTTCCAACAGTTCCTTTATAAGAACTATATCTTCCATTTTTTGTTCTAAATTTAATACACTGAACTCCAAGCTCTTTAGTTAACCTTAAAATCTTTTTGTGATTTACAATATATCCTTTTGATTTTAAGGCCATTTTTAGCCTTCTATACCCATACGTTTCAAATGATTTGCTAAAAATGTCAACAATCATTTCCTTTAATTCTTTATCTTTATCTATTGTATTTTCTAACTTATGTTTTTATTCATAAAAAGACGATTTAGGTAATTTAGCTATTTTTAAGAGAATAGGAATCTTAACTTTTTTATGTGTTTTTAACAATTCTAAAACTACTTTTGTTTTTTCCTTGTTGATTTTTCTTTTGTCAACAAGGTGTGGAACTTTTTTCAGAATTCAGCCTCCAACTTATAGTATTCCACTTGTTCTTTTAATTCTTTAATTTGTTGTTCATTATTGATTTTTACTTGTGATTTCTTTATTTTAGCTGGTTTTTTATTAGGGTTTTTCATAATTTTCTTAGGTCTTCCTATATTATTATTTAACCCTAAAAATCCATATTCTCTATATTTTTTAACTCAACCAGCTATAGTTGATGAATAAATAATATTAAACTTTTTTGCGACTTCATCATATGAGTGATTAGTTTCAAATTTATATAATACAATTTTTAGTTTTAGCTTTGCACTATAATAAGGCTTTTTTTCCTTATTAATTAGCCCTTCTATTCCAAACGCTTCAAATCTATTAACTAAACTTTACAGTATCAACTGAAATATCATATT
Proteins encoded:
- a CDS encoding lipoprotein, which produces MKKLLTILGSVGLVATTSAAVIACGDKTSQKTPDTKPTEETRKEDKEEPKKDDEKTTEDKKKEEAFSKVEKQIIGNFSPNNNNAVPQSNIKKKLAELLKVQESELTDLNVDYENNTGTVKIKDSSKAIEFKFSVKEKKINN